One region of Pygocentrus nattereri isolate fPygNat1 chromosome 14, fPygNat1.pri, whole genome shotgun sequence genomic DNA includes:
- the LOC119265139 gene encoding CD276 antigen homolog — protein MRCCLSLVFLLLMQKVSLLEIEGFVGDTVILPCLSSGKELPNKVTVFWRFRDSGAVYNIVDSRASLDEQDAPFRGRVDSFPDEWTKGNFSIKLSGVKKTDGGMYTCFIHEVNIQTTIYLIVNETLRPSAAPSEMKSANVQMRPDNLLLFSTLLLAFIFLYFFLKYNSLSLH, from the exons ATGAG aTGCTGTTTGTCCTTAGTGTTCCTGCTGCTGATGCAGAAAG TTTCCCTGCTGGAGATTGAAGGTTTTGTGGGTGACACCGTCATCTTGCCATGCCTTAGCAGTGGTAAAGAGCTGCCAAATAAAGTCACCGTATTCTGGAGATTCAGAGACAGCGGCGCCGTGTACAACATCGTCGACAGCAGAGCGTCGTTGGATGAACAGGATGCACCATTCAGAGGCCGAGTGGACAGCTTTCCAGACGAGTGGACTAAAGGAAACTTCTCCATCAAACTCAGCGGTGTGAAGAAGACGGATGGAGGAATGTACACTTGCTTCATTCATGAAGTCAACATTCAAACAACAATATACCTGATTGTTAATG AGACACTGAGACCTTCTGCAGCACCATCTGAGATGAAGAGCGCGAACGTTCAAATGAGACCAGACAACCTTCTGcttttttccacacttctgttggcatttatttttttgtacttttttcttaaatataacAGTTTGTccttgcattaa